The following DNA comes from Xiphophorus hellerii strain 12219 chromosome 5, Xiphophorus_hellerii-4.1, whole genome shotgun sequence.
AAACACAAGATTGTATATGTATGTAGAACTAATGTTTCTACAAAAGTTCAGAACAGACAGgcacacacaccaaaacaccACTAGTTTTTAATTGGAGGCTTATtcaatgattaaataaataaatatattgttcaCAGTTCTCTGTGCTACTGCAGAGTGCACAGTGAACCGTTCTTTACTATTATTGATGTAAAGAACCGTTCAGAAGAATCGGCTCGATCGTGAATGTCACACCACTATATTGTAGACAGTATTGTCAAACGTCCACAGGGCCGGACTTAGGAGGGCGTGGGCCCCTGGGCCCGCACAATGGCCCCTGGGCTTGAGCCAATGTGTGGGCCCTATACAGTAATCAGCCACTGTCTCCTACTGCTCTGCCATGAGAGAGGGCTAATGGACAATCCCACCCACCAGGTCAACTCTCCATTTTCACGGTTTACAATAATCACCTCAAGTTAATGACTTTTTCGCTATATTttgtgcacacaaaaaaaatcatcaagtcaggttttttaaagatcggtgatcggccagaaaattCCAACCAGTGCACCGCTGCTTTCTTTTTCATCTGTCTACAGAACAGTTGATTAATGTAATCAATGTAAAGACCATTActgcaaacaaaatatatttagtgGTTATTAAAGAAGTACTTGAGCATCTTGAATATGTCTACATATTTGACAGAACATTCCTAAGAAAAACTTGACAATGTTCTTTATTCAtcttctatgtatttatttatcctttatATCTATCTTTTTTATATCTGTCTCAATTCTCTTTCAATTTTAATCAGTTGTATCTTTCTCTCTAATTATCAGGTTTTTTTCCTTACCAACCTCAGATAGCCAGGGTGAGTATTTCCCCTCTGACAGTCAAACCTGGTCAAAACTTTTATTCTGTGATGACTGGATTTTAGCTGTGTGTCAGGGCTGGGCAGGAGGCACTTTAgttattttgataactttggACCTTCGCCTGTAGCAGTAGGAcagttcctcctcctgctgctcctagCTGGAGGCTAGAAaagcgttcacaccaaacgcgttttgAGAGTCAGGCGCCTCTGGTTTATATTCAAAGTCTCTGTGGAGAGTCAGACACGTTGGATGTTCAAAGtgcgttttattgtgaacaCACCATGAAGTTAGTTCCGCTTTTTTAAGTTTGTGTGGTGCGCACGCAAGCAGAGCACCAGGTGAACTTGTGAACCTGTTCCGATGCTTTAAAATTAACATCCATATTTTGACAGCACCTTGCTTTTTGGTCAGCCCAGTAACACGAACTCATCAATATTTACCCGAAGATCAGCAGGGATTATCTCCTAACCCTGTTAGCTTGGATATTTTCTTCATCACCTCTTTGTTTCgctcttctttttctgtcctgTGCTCCGCTGTCGTATTTTCTGTTGTCAGCCATCGTGAGAAATTACTCACTAATGCTTATAGCTTATTACCGAAATTTCATGACTTTCCAGGTTTTCCATGACCATCttgaattaaattaactttttattgacaTTCTGATCTACACAGATCAGAACAGCTGTACCTAGAGAAATTGAAAAGCTTACCAGATGAATTAGCAAAGCTGGTTACTGTGGAAACAGCAGCAGTGATGTGTTTGCCATTCTGGGTAACAGGACGGACAGGAAGTTGGTGTAACCCCGGTGTGACATGGCGTCCCTCTCCAGCCTGCACCACGCTGTCCAGCGTCTGGATCACCAACTCTCTGTTCTGCTGGGCATCTGAAGAGGAAATAAACGACTCACGTCAACATCCCACCTGGATGCATTTAACTTTCAGAAAAGTGACGTAAAATTGATTCTCTTCATTAACATCAGTTGATGTCATTAGTGTATTCACACCTGCACACAAAGTCCTAGGAGACGGGGGAATGAGCTGTGGTCCATTTAAAGCAGACCAAATGTCAGGTGTGAATTCACAACATGCTAACTCAATAACATGCACACTCATTATCAGTCTCTTCACACAGTTTGAGAGATAATTAAGAAGGAATGCTGTATGTCCACCTAGCCTGACCGTTGCCTTCCTGTGCAgttctgatagaaaaaaaaaattgtttccagCACAGTCTCTGGGAGAGTTTTTGctggccaatcagtgaacagaaggagaagttgagAACTATGCGCTGCTTTACATTTGtctgtctgtagttttagcaatggcagtggaggaagtgaatgaagcggtcagtctgtgttggtcacactctaaatattaaattaacattaacagctgcCTAGTTCAGATCAGTTCTCTATGTAGGATGGATGCTTACAGTTACATTCGACACATGGAAGCGTTAGCAACTGGGTGAAATTTAAAACCTGAACACAGGCCacacctccaggaagcaatGGTTTCTCAACAGCAGAGAGCCCAGACCCTCTTGAGGAAACAAGGCTGTGGTTCTTACCAGGCTAATATCACCTGCAGACTACAAGCTTCAGCAGTTCCTGTCCTCACCTCTGATGTCGCTGTTGCTCTCCAGTCCACCAACAGTCAAAGTGCTGTAGCCATTAGGGGGGGCGGAGATTGGAGGGGCGCTGGTGACCACGCGCACCATGGTGACAGAAGGCTGCGGGGCGCTCTGAAGCATATGGATGGGCTTCAGGACGGTTGGGTGGTGGGGGGCAGCCATGATGACATGCTGAGCGCTGACTGGAGAGCCTGttcacacacattttcattcatttctcacaCTGCCTTAGAGTGGGCAGAATGCTTGGAGTTTGTTTATCTGGGCTTACCTGGGGCGCTCTGGGAGTACCTGTACTCCGGCACAGACGCCAGTTTGCTGGCCAGCTGCTCATGGTGGTCCTGAGGGATGGGCGAGCCCTCTCTGCTCAGACACTCAGGAGTCTGCAGCCCACTGGACGAAGGGGACAGCAGGCCCTGATGGGTGGGAGACGCCGGTGCACTCCTGAATCAGAAAGCCAAGGAGAAGAAAACTCAGTCACATTACTGACAAACAGCTGTGATGTCATGAGGCGCACTGTTGCTGCGGCCATCTTTCACCAAAACACAACTCAACACGACACTTACTTGGTTCTGTCCAATCACATGACAGCAAGTGACAGAAGCAGACAAAGGGGATAAAGGTTAACCCCACTCAGTTCAGTGTTCATGTTGGCGCCACTGACAActaaaaattaatcatttagGATTGTACCGTGACGACAAAGGTCCGAACGGAGTCCTGAAGCAGGCCACGCCTCTCTGTCGTCTCTTCCTGAAGGCTTGTTCCACCAGCTTGCTCTCAGAGGCCGAGTCGATGCGCCAGAAGCTTCCCTTCCCAGGCTCGTCCTGAGAACGGGCTACTTTCAGGAAGTAGCGGTTCAGAGACAAGTTGTGTCTGATTGAGTTCTggacaaaacacagaaagctgTTGTAAAAACATATTCCTCCCATGGAGATAAGAGAAAAACTGGCTAATGAGGAGGAAAGACATTAAAGTCAATAATGTTCTACTCTCCACCATTACTTTTTGTAGACACACAGCATAGGTGCATCATGGAGAAGTCCATTTCTCTCTGTAATCCCATTGAAAGTATGAAGATTTGGATGTTCTGGTCATTTTGATGCTTGTCCAGCTTTTCCTACCAccatattttccttccactaaacatTATATTAAAAAGATCTACAAAACCTGGTTTGTTGGTCTTTCATTGGTCTTGAATTTTGGGAATAAAATTATCTCACTCTGTAATGAATCTGTAAGTTTCACTTTCTAAAGTGAATTACTGAAATGTATTCTATTTTTGACAATGTTCCAGTTCACCAGGAAGCACCCTGGGTTTGGCTCACAGCCTCCCAGACGGATGAGGAGCACTGTACCTGCCAGCCCTTGTCTGCAGTGCGGTAGTAGGGGTAGTGTTTGGTGATGTGGGCATAAATCCCGCTGAGGGTGAGCTGTTTGTCTGGAGCTGAAGAGATGGCCTGGACAATCAGTTGTGCATAGGAATACGGAGGCTTGGACTCATCCTGGACAAACAGAGCAACAATCTCTTGTAAATGAGTCTCAAGAGATTTCTCCTGTTCAAATAAAGGACCTATGAATATGCATCACAAACCTGTCCCCTGCTAGAAAAAGGACAGGTCTGTGTGGGACAGACATTATTTTTACCTTGGGGCTGTCTCCGCCCACCGACTCCACACGCTGCTCACTTCCCCCACCTCTGTGCTCAGCAAGACTTCGCCTCTGCTCAGATACAGCCTTCGCAGCATATTCTGCAGCTAACTGGAGGTCGGAGGTCACATTGCGTCCATATCGATACCCCGATGACCCCGCCCCTCGAGGGCTAGCAGGACAGGAGTTGGGAACGCTGTGGAGAAGAGAAAGGTGTGTGCTTATGTTTTCCTAGGTTATTTTGCGGAGGGTGTGTATATATCAGCCAATGGCAGCGTGAGGTTGTTTGGATCAGTCTCCTCTCGCTGCGTTTGGGTAATGCTCCAGATGAGCTGTGCAGTGCTACGTTCACACACAGCTTCCTGCAGGCTCATGGAAGCGGAGCAGAACGAACCACGGAGGTTTCACACTTCCACTAAATGTTCAGCTGATCTCCAGCTTCAACTTCCTCACAGAAACTCTGCCACCAAAACAACAAGCAGTAAATATGTAAAGAGAAACTGACATATAAACATGATAGTCATCTTTACTCATAACAACAATGGTTATCATGATTAATGCTGATTTGAGCAATGTAAACTGTTCACTTTCATTGCATATGAAGTCAATATTTTATGACTTGATAGACAGCAAAAGTTATGTAACCATGGATAAGTGAATATAACCTGGAGAATGTGtcaacagagacacacagggaAGCAGTGATTTGTTTGACTGCAGCATTTTCATATGGTCTGTAGCttttaaatggagaaaaaaggaaaattaaaacagttactgatgaaagatttttaaatatctaaagatTTTTCACATCATTGAGAGATCTGAATACTTGCAGTGGTTTACTAATCAACAATCACTCCAGGATGTGATAGGCCATCAAATAGTTACATGTGTGTAAAGTAGAAGAAAACTAGACACCTAATATTTGAATAGACACCTGATAAGTAAACAGGGTTTACAGCAAAACCCTATTAATGTCACAGTAAATTCAACTGTTCTGTCAAAGTTTCAGAGGTTGGTAaggaagaagaaacaaacagcatcatgaagactgTAGTGTTTCCTCTACCATCACCTGTCCTCCAAGATCCCCACCAAAATCACGACATATAGTAATTCAAGGTTGTCACGGGTAAAGTTATTGATCTTATTAGCCTGTCGAAGTAAAGCCACACCTTGAGTGATTTGTGTCCACGTGGTCGCTCGTCTCATTAACACAGCTAACATAGCCCCAGGTGTGAGCACCAAACCACACCGCTTGCTCAGCTTGCACGACATCATCTGAATTTTCAAAAGCACCAACGTCAAAGTTGACAAAAGCTGGATGAAAACAGGCACTTCTACTGTGTGTCCAACGCTCACACGCGCTGAGTCAGCTGCACACGCAAGCGGGTGAACCCACGATCCCACCAGCAAACAGAGagcatacagaaaaaaatagtcGCAAAAAACCAGCAGCCGggatatctgcattttttttaaatgtcccaAATAATTTTGCTTCGATGGTAGCAGCTTGCTCTCTGCAAGTAACAGCTGGAGTAACTCTCCTACTCCTGGTTCATCCGGAGGAGGTAAGAGTAGAAAGCCCTGATGGCTCTGCTCTTGACATGCAGCAACAATCCACTCGTCACCAGATAAAAAGTGTGACCTGGTTTGGGTGTCAGGGTGAAATATTCTCCTCCAGTAgataaatatagatttatttaagagatatatacatatattttatggAACATTAATAGAGAATATTTTCAagtttccaaaatattttcattttgtttgtattaatgGTCGTTACATAGATTACACCAGTCAGACCGATTGCTATCATTAAAAGAAAGGGGTGCTGGGAGGAACTGGAGAAGTTTAAAGGAGGATTAGCTTTGAAAATCTCATGAAACTGTTCAATTCACTATCTGGAATTGGAAGCTAAACCTGCTGAAACATGGCTGTGTGGGTCCTGGTTACTCTGCAGCAACTGCAGTCAAAGTCTAGGTGAAAGAATTTGCATAATTCATTTTTACTCCATAAATGGCTCCTATAGCACGGAATCAGCTTCAGTCCGAACTAAAGACTGGAGTTGATTTGGATCTAATTTCAATGGACTTTTTTTGAGCAACGTGATTCTATCAATCGGTGTCATTGCTTGTAAACTGCTTTGTAATTTGGTTTAAACTTGtgcatatgttttattttacgtTTGTGTAACCAGGGTGTTAGCATTGCAGATTTCTGCCCAGAAAAAAATTAGATATGgatctcaatggggttttatctggttaaataaaagaaaaaaaagaatgaagctGGAATTTATGGAAAAACTGTGAGAAAGAGCCTCAGGTCATCTCGTTTGGGGTTTCCAACAAGCCATTTAATGGCCACAACACAAGGTGTTCTGGCTATTTCTGGTCTAAATGGAAAACTAACCTTGAGCATCATCCTGAACACACCAGAACCATTGTAACCACCCTAGTGGGAGTTTGGGATTCAGATGCTAAACTGCTTACTGATTTAGGGCCCCTGAGGACCTGACCTCACTTTGGCTAACCGTCTCTGCTCTTGTTTTGGTTGACAAACGTGTCCAGCAGTAAAACAGTGGTCCTACACGGTACTGACTCAAGAaggatgaaaacaaatacaatgccatttatatttgtaaataacattttaaaatccataCATCATTTATCTTTATTGGTCTGTCAAGTGGAACCATAACAACATGGATGTTTTTAGATATAATgggacaaaatgcaaaaaagatttatttaatgtgacgcaaataaaacattcCCCTCTTTAAAATAATGAAGCCCAAaggaagcataaaaaaaacaaaaaaaaaaaaaaacagaaaagagcaGGGAATCCAAAATCAGTATTGTTTACATCCTCATCCAGTCTTTTTATACTGATTTAACAATCTGGACAGATCAACACAATCACAACTAAAACGATCCAACAATGACCCAACGATACTGACAACCAAGTTAACTATTAACTGGATTTGATCTGCTGCACCAGCAAGTCCTGTAGCTTCTATTACACACACATGTGCAccccaccccccacacacacatacgttTGCGTGACAATCGTTGTGGGGACTTTCGATTgtcttccattcatttctacagcctaaaccttacccttacccttatcctaaccctaaccctaaccattacatacTTATCCCTAACCAAAATTAACACCTTATTCCTAAATctaacccctgacccaaaaacagcatttccccttgtggggatcAGACTTctgtccccacaaggagcagttgGTCCCCCACTATGTGTCAGGAAAaaggtccccacaaggtattacacACACCTGCCTCTGTGGGGAAAGTAAACAGGAGTTTCTGGGAGTCCATAAGCTCTGATTTGCTTCTGACAACAGAGAGCCATGGACACAGTTCCATCAAGACCCACAAGAGGGACAGAATatggtttgtttacatttctttgcagGGGGAAGTGGCTGCAGGATTCGTTTTTCACAACCGCTCAAAGTTTAGAGCTTAAAACCAAcgaggaaaggaaaacaaataaaattctgaaaagaaacTTCTTAAGAATAAAGTGGATAATAACTGAACAAGAGTCAATTctgcatcttaaaaaaaaaaactctccagCCCTCCTGTGTGTTCGTAAAGAGAGGAACAATGTTTAGTATTGTGTCATTCACTGAAGCTGCCAGACAACAAAAGTAAGCAATCTGCCTGAATGAGACCATGTTGGTGTTTCAGGAGGAAGCAGAAGTTTCTCTCTGAGCTGCATGTTGCTATGAGTATGAACCTAAAAAAGGCCACAAGGGAAGTGGAGCAAAGAAGCATGAGCAATCATATTtatatttggtttgttttgactCCACATGTGAGGAAACATTACCCGAGGACCCGAGTGGGGGAGGTGAGGCGGGGGTGTAAGGGAAACCACGAATGGACTGAAAAGTGGCTTACAGGCAAAACTCTCTGCCCAATAACCAATCACATGCCCCATAGCTGAAGCCACCCCATATAAGGCATGGACACACAGGCCCACATTGGTGGGTATGATTGTTGTACAGGCAAGCATCCACCACCAGAGGGCACTGAACAGAAATCAAACTGGTTGCTCAGTTATGAtcgatctatctatctatctatctatctatctatctatctatctatctatctatctgatAGATCTTTCTATCTATCAGATAgatctatatatctatctagATAGATCTAGATAAAGATCTATCTAGAACTACTGGGAAGTTCTTCCCAGTAGTATTCATTATACTGATCAATCATACACTGGGTCTTCTCGGTAAAGGCCGTTACAGATGCTGCATAAATCCTTCAACCCACAGGCTTCAAGGTAATCAGTCACAATGTAGACATGTTTAGCTTCATAGAACGCACAAggcagctaaaaaataaaattaaaattaaaaaaacaaactgtctgCAGGTTGTGTGTTTCCTTCAGTAGCTCATGGCTGTCATCAGGTCAGCTGCTCATCACCAACCCTATACAAAACCTCACAGCGTCGCCGTTTACAGAAGCCTAACCtgaaaaacttcatttttttaaacagttgaaacttctgttgaatattttaagaTAATAAACAAATTCCTAAAAATCATGAATTGAGTAAAATAATTGCTacattatatttttgaaataaattacatttaaggcAGTCATGTATTCAGATTAAAACACAAGTCAGTCAAGTGCAACAATTAGGTTCAAGTGAAAAGTAACATAATATCTGCATGTGCTTTGTCAATTTATAATCAATTTTCAAAGTCTCATATCACCAAAATGTCTAACAAATGTGCACCATAAGACACAGAGAGAAGTCTTTAAGCAGGAGAATGGAAGCAATTAAGAAATGAACCAACTATGAAAACACTTAACTGGGATCAAAGCTGAACGCAAACTTGTCAGCCAGATGTTCCCCACATGTATTGGCGGCTCACCTGATTGTGCCGGTGGGTGACGGCAGCGGTGAGCCAAACGCCCTGATGTGCTCTTCATGCTGCTGCGCGGTGGGAATGCTGATCTTAAGAGGGGAGATGTGGGGCAGCAGCGGGCGGGGCGGGGGAGAGGGCTGCTCCTTCTCCCTGTGCTCCTCCACTTCCAGGAGTGACGTGAACTGGATCTTGATGACGGTACTGGGAAACCGAAACACACACCTAGAAGAAAGAAGGACAGCAGTGAAGGGAAAGGCATGacggaaaaaaaattaaataaataaaaattttaaaaagccagGAACTTAGTTCATTCAACTTGGTTCATTCTCTCCTCAACAAAGACCTTCAGTGATTAAAAGCTTGAGTTAGCTTACAGAAACATAGCTTAGCTATCACATGATCAGTAGAAAACAGATCCTTACTTTAACAACACTTCAGATCAACACAAGTCAACTcccagaaaaacatcaaatatcaCCTGAAAAGCAAAGCATTGCAAACTTTTGAAGAGGTTAGGTCTGCAAGaagtttgaaacatttagaattTACTGAAActggaaacacaaaatataaatctaaCAAATATGTCACAcaacatacaaataaaagatGGCTACATGTTTAATTACCTCAAAAGTGTGTTTATATAATAACCAAGCAGTTTGTGGGCAAACACACTGCACTGGTGTTAAGTTTACACAAAAACCTGTTTTCCTAAATCTCTCTCTTCTTTTATACTTTTAGCAGGTCTGAACAAATGCCTGAATAACAGAGACTCGCCACCAGGCCAACCCAGTTCAAACCTAAAGAAACCTTTAGAAATGATATCTAAATgatgtgttaaatattaatattatacaGTAAGAGGATGAtgactggttttattttcctcatcaTATTAAGGAAGtggaggtttgtttttgtttttttgctgaagtagcaaaaacttaaatcaagagaaaatccaacaaataaatgaaatgggCACAGGCAGCTCTGAGACCAAAGGTCAAAGGTTTAGTAGTCTAATCAGTCCATGTGATCTAATGTAGCATCACATGAAACACGAATTTGCAGAACACCGTTGTGCTGTGTTGACCTGTGGCCACTGTAAGTCATTTTTTGACTTGACTTCATAAAATGACTTGAGAAGGGAATAATGAAAGGACTGCATGGGAAATCTGCTGGGACCTCTTAGAATCCAGTTACCCAAAGATCGAGTAAAGACTCTACCTGAGTCAGCATTCATGAACAAAATCCTGTTAAACTGATCAGACGTAAATTACACTATTCAGCTGGCACGTGTCTGAGTAACACTCAACTGTTGATCCTGGAAAAATAATAGGCaaattcagaaacagaaaagatcCTTTGAATAGATGAATAACTATGGATTAAATAACTAGTACAATTGTCAAAAAAGACTGATGTCAACAACTCCCCAACCTAATTTATTAGAATGTTTCTTTACAGAGAAGTTGTATCTAATGTCATAGGGGGAAAAATGTGTCATTCTGAACTTTTTAACATGCTTGCAGCACAGCTAGCATTAAACATAACACATGAGGTTTGCTCAGTTTCTTGGTAATTGTTAATTTCACAATAAAGGACTTTGTTCATTTAACTTTTATGACTGCTACAActaaatgtaaaactaaataGCAATTCTGTTTACAGTTCTACTTCATTGGCAGAATTTCCAATTTATCCTGCTTCAGAACAACTACAGCACAATGAAGTGTGCATGTGtacatgtaattttaaataaccctaaaatctaaatgtaaaattactATAAACTCAGCTGCATgtcagttaatattttttaataaacatagGTTTCTTCTACTACACAAAAGATCACCCAGATTATTGTCAAATCATGTACTACTTGGAAAACCACATGCAAACATGGCTCTGGTGGATAAGGTGCTATAGTTTCTCCATGTGGGTCTTCCAGGCAACATTTCCGGTTCAGCAGCGGACACGCCCCTAAACAATCAAAGGAGCCAATCAAACAGAACAACTAACCTTTTCAGTGATTTGCAGAACTGATACACTTATCAGTTCTGCAGGTTACCTTTGTTTATTTACCAAAACtggtcaggatttttttttaaaaaccctaaAACATAATGCAAAGATATTTATAGTAAAGACCAACGTACACTCACTAAGTAGGTGATTTCATTAGAAGCATACGTAACCCAGGTTTCAGACAGAAACTTGAACTGTTTCCACATAACACGTGAGAGGAGTTGTCAGGGGTGCGTTTGTTTACATTAATGTTTACGTGACGGTGACACGTTGACTTAGAGCCACGCAGCTAATATGAAGCTAACGTGATaggctaatgtttttttttgttgttttttttaagccgACACGGGCCATTAAACGTTGATAAAATAGTTTTGGATGGGATTGCacgaataatttaaaaaatcattgaaCAATCTGCACACATTGTTGAAAACAGTATCCACATACTTTGGGTACTGAGCCAGTAGGCCAGAACGAATGAAGCAAAATCTGCTCAGAACTAAAACACAATAGCTATAGAGCATATATTATCAGGAAGAGCCCATTTACAAATGaaattgaaatgtaatttatagtAAACAATGGGACGAACTTTGTACGATCAAACAAAAAACGCTCCCCCCATTTGACCGTGTAAATGTGAACATTAGAAAGTTGTATGCTAGgcttcaattttattttaccagaaaaataaaCGTGCAGTAAACTTCTTAAAATACACACATAGTTTTTAATGTAAGCGCAAAGTGTGCAAACTGATTAGAGACGTCATAAACTATGATGTGTTCATTGTTGGGTAAGTATTTATGGCATATTAAAACTTTGCAAGGCGCTGCTAACAGTTAAGCTAACTACACTCACTCTCTGGGCAGCGGTAGCGGCGGAGCTCCTCTCCGCTGAAACACTCCGTCAACAAACACGCCGTTCTTCCCCAGACACCGCAGAGAGAAGCCGCCCGCCTCGTCGTAAGTTATCTGCAGGTGTCGCCTTGAAATAAAGCTCGAGTGACCCATGTTGATGTCCACCGAGCCGTGGGACGAGTTCCGGCCTATGGTGACCGTCCTCTGGCGCATGACAAACTCAAAGTCCCGGCCCTCGAGCCTCGCAAGGGCCTGCGGAGGCGTCGAAGAGAGCCTTGCAGGAAAACCTCCGGCATCGCAGCGAGCTTCCATTATTGGAGGACCCAAGACGGAGATCGAGGGCTGGTGATAGGAGTGAGAGGTCACCGCGACGCGCACGGGGCTACACGGCGCCGACTGCAATGCAAGCAGAGCCCGAGCTCCGTTGTCGTCCCGGTAGTCTGCCATATTTTTCTGAAGGGGCTACACACTCGGGGAGAGTCTGCAACAACTTTTTCTTGTCAGGCACCGAAAGCTGCAACGTGAGAGTTTTCGGCCAGTGCACTTGCTCGCTCTGAAGCTGACAGAACAACATGGAGTCCGGTCGGATCATAGGAAGACCCGGAGCGGATTTTCCAGGAATCGGAGTGCTGTTGCGTTCAAAGACCCTTCTTGAGACCTATAATGTGTAGTGGTTTTCAAAAGATTCGTGACAACTGCCACCTCTGTAAACACTACGTTTCCAAAGAAAAACGACTTCCACTGctttgaaaaaagaacaaaacaggtttttaaatttttcagtttgttgtgttttgtcataaacatggacacacattttgaaatgtttaatttaaggATTTGGGGTGATTTCAGGACTCCAAAATCCAATAAGGCTGACCACACACATAAAGGGATTGTTT
Coding sequences within:
- the foxk1 gene encoding forkhead box protein K1 isoform X2 — encoded protein: MADYRDDNGARALLALQSAPCSPVRVAVTSHSYHQPSISVLGPPIMEARCDAGGFPARLSSTPPQALARLEGRDFEFVMRQRTVTIGRNSSHGSVDINMGHSSFISRRHLQITYDEAGGFSLRCLGKNGVFVDGVFQRRGAPPLPLPRECVFRFPSTVIKIQFTSLLEVEEHREKEQPSPPPRPLLPHISPLKISIPTAQQHEEHIRAFGSPLPSPTGTISVPNSCPASPRGAGSSGYRYGRNVTSDLQLAAEYAAKAVSEQRRSLAEHRGGGSEQRVESVGGDSPKDESKPPYSYAQLIVQAISSAPDKQLTLSGIYAHITKHYPYYRTADKGWQNSIRHNLSLNRYFLKVARSQDEPGKGSFWRIDSASESKLVEQAFRKRRQRGVACFRTPFGPLSSRSAPASPTHQGLLSPSSSGLQTPECLSREGSPIPQDHHEQLASKLASVPEYRYSQSAPGSPVSAQHVIMAAPHHPTVLKPIHMLQSAPQPSVTMVRVVTSAPPISAPPNGYSTLTVGGLESNSDIRDAQQNRELVIQTLDSVVQAGEGRHVTPGLHQLPVRPVTQNGKHITAAVSTVTSFANSSGLSSPLQILAAQASSSPPVLVGRQPGGDASSGSAGEPLAKRPKMEDEGETESAQHQATSAPQPVIVAMTSQTHEPRQ
- the foxk1 gene encoding forkhead box protein K1 isoform X1 encodes the protein MADYRDDNGARALLALQSAPCSPVRVAVTSHSYHQPSISVLGPPIMEARCDAGGFPARLSSTPPQALARLEGRDFEFVMRQRTVTIGRNSSHGSVDINMGHSSFISRRHLQITYDEAGGFSLRCLGKNGVFVDGVFQRRGAPPLPLPRECVFRFPSTVIKIQFTSLLEVEEHREKEQPSPPPRPLLPHISPLKISIPTAQQHEEHIRAFGSPLPSPTGTISVPNSCPASPRGAGSSGYRYGRNVTSDLQLAAEYAAKAVSEQRRSLAEHRGGGSEQRVESVGGDSPKDESKPPYSYAQLIVQAISSAPDKQLTLSGIYAHITKHYPYYRTADKGWQNSIRHNLSLNRYFLKVARSQDEPGKGSFWRIDSASESKLVEQAFRKRRQRGVACFRTPFGPLSSRTKSAPASPTHQGLLSPSSSGLQTPECLSREGSPIPQDHHEQLASKLASVPEYRYSQSAPGSPVSAQHVIMAAPHHPTVLKPIHMLQSAPQPSVTMVRVVTSAPPISAPPNGYSTLTVGGLESNSDIRDAQQNRELVIQTLDSVVQAGEGRHVTPGLHQLPVRPVTQNGKHITAAVSTVTSFANSSGLSSPLQILAAQASSSPPVLVGRQPGGDASSGSAGEPLAKRPKMEDEGETESAQHQATSAPQPVIVAMTSQTHEPRQ